In a genomic window of Methanobacterium sp.:
- a CDS encoding DUF354 domain-containing protein, with protein sequence MKIAVIAEIAPAKAFVPVLEKLDAEIIGLTHGQGADELLKEFCTEMHYIGESRGKGAEKRSKVKIASLVFKDIISTIKALHGKDIDLLLTCGNAGDVRKGIAAARFLGIPDLHIEQDFYNPIEMIAFSNLLTVPSKHYQDFLAQNYGINSEVIGGYPMASYVNQRQLKDIEIVKNQYNVEDFLLLVFGGDVQGKDIPEIIKIVEKLDKSVLIVPFRFDAEYVKNLVKSPEIKVLKGFVDLLSLMNASSGMIYGAGMGLTIEAGVLGVPSLKLAGFHRQHASVDLAKELGIQIAEIEEISEYVDNLSIPKGKWLIEDGEKSVSNIIELINNFEARKGKSGGIKSFRKIWKARSKFR encoded by the coding sequence ATGAAAATCGCAGTTATAGCTGAAATTGCACCTGCAAAAGCTTTTGTACCTGTACTTGAAAAATTAGACGCTGAAATAATAGGATTAACTCATGGTCAAGGTGCAGATGAATTATTAAAAGAATTCTGTACGGAAATGCACTATATAGGTGAAAGCAGAGGTAAAGGCGCTGAGAAAAGGTCAAAAGTTAAAATAGCATCCCTTGTTTTTAAGGATATTATAAGCACGATTAAAGCACTTCATGGAAAAGATATAGATTTACTTTTAACCTGTGGAAATGCCGGAGATGTTAGAAAAGGAATAGCTGCAGCCAGGTTCCTTGGAATACCTGACCTGCACATAGAACAGGACTTCTACAATCCCATAGAAATGATCGCATTTTCAAACCTTTTAACAGTTCCTTCCAAACACTATCAGGATTTTTTAGCTCAAAATTATGGAATAAACTCTGAAGTTATTGGAGGGTATCCAATGGCTTCTTATGTCAATCAAAGACAGCTAAAGGATATTGAGATTGTAAAGAATCAATATAATGTGGAGGATTTTCTTCTTCTTGTTTTTGGTGGGGATGTGCAGGGAAAAGACATTCCAGAGATAATAAAAATTGTTGAAAAGCTTGATAAATCTGTTTTAATTGTTCCTTTTCGTTTTGATGCTGAATATGTAAAGAACCTGGTTAAATCTCCTGAAATAAAGGTTTTAAAGGGATTTGTGGATCTTTTAAGCCTTATGAATGCATCTTCTGGAATGATCTACGGCGCGGGAATGGGACTAACTATTGAAGCAGGTGTTCTTGGTGTCCCTTCGCTTAAATTAGCTGGATTTCACAGGCAACATGCAAGCGTTGATCTTGCAAAGGAACTTGGTATTCAGATTGCAGAAATTGAAGAGATATCTGAGTATGTGGATAATTTGAGTATACCGAAGGGCAAATGGCTTATAGAAGATGGAGAAAAATCTGTTTCTAATATAATAGAGTTGATAAATAATTTTGAAGCTCGAAAAGGTAAAAGTGGTGGCATTAAAAGTTTTAGAAAGATTTGGAAAGCCAGATCTAAATTCAGATAG
- the cfbB gene encoding Ni-sirohydrochlorin a,c-diamide synthase, producing MRIVLAGTGSAVGKTTIATGIMKALSEEWRVQPYKVGPDYIDPSYHTLATGNNSRNLDSFFMSHGQIRTAFERGIKTLKQFGASKADFGIIEGVRGLYEGISPTGDVGSTASVAKALDAPVILIINARSLVKSAAAIVIGFKALDPAVKIEGVILNLVKNKRHYLKTKEAVETLAKTPVIGGIQRDETTAVEQRHLGLVPALERENLLNYIEKWGEMVRENIDLDTLISIMKNAEKLPGGREDTWLAENRKKVKIGVPMDDAFNFYYIENLEALKANNADVIHFSPLKDEEIPDVDALYIGGGYPEIFAKELESNESMRRSVLKFYQDDNPIYGECGGLMYLTNSINGKKMCGVFSYDSKMTEKVQGLSYVIAEANRDNIITKKGEQFRGHEFHYSQVLLNGAKPQFAFKILRGKGITNEMDGLMKKKTVASYIHTHTAACPQFALNLTKSALG from the coding sequence ATGAGAATAGTCTTAGCTGGAACAGGAAGTGCAGTAGGAAAAACAACCATTGCAACAGGGATAATGAAGGCATTATCCGAAGAGTGGAGAGTACAGCCATATAAAGTAGGGCCTGACTACATAGATCCATCATATCACACCCTTGCAACCGGAAATAACTCCAGGAATCTCGATTCGTTTTTTATGTCTCATGGACAGATTAGAACAGCATTTGAAAGAGGTATTAAAACCCTCAAACAGTTTGGTGCTTCAAAGGCTGATTTTGGCATAATTGAAGGTGTAAGAGGACTTTATGAAGGAATCAGTCCTACTGGAGATGTTGGAAGCACAGCATCTGTTGCAAAGGCACTTGATGCTCCTGTAATACTTATAATCAATGCCAGAAGCCTTGTTAAAAGTGCTGCAGCAATTGTAATTGGATTTAAGGCACTTGATCCTGCTGTTAAGATAGAAGGGGTAATTTTAAACCTGGTAAAAAATAAAAGACATTACCTTAAAACGAAAGAAGCGGTGGAAACACTTGCAAAAACACCTGTAATTGGAGGCATTCAAAGGGATGAGACAACTGCAGTAGAACAAAGGCATTTAGGTCTTGTTCCTGCTTTAGAGCGTGAGAATCTATTGAACTATATCGAAAAATGGGGAGAAATGGTCAGGGAAAATATTGATCTTGATACTCTTATTTCAATAATGAAGAATGCAGAAAAGCTTCCAGGTGGAAGGGAAGATACATGGCTTGCTGAAAACAGGAAAAAAGTTAAAATTGGAGTTCCCATGGATGACGCATTTAATTTCTATTATATTGAAAACTTAGAGGCTCTAAAAGCAAATAATGCTGATGTAATTCATTTCAGTCCTCTTAAGGATGAAGAAATCCCTGATGTGGATGCACTCTATATTGGTGGGGGATATCCTGAAATATTTGCAAAAGAACTTGAAAGCAATGAATCCATGAGAAGAAGTGTCCTTAAATTCTACCAGGACGACAATCCAATTTATGGTGAGTGTGGAGGTCTTATGTACCTTACAAACTCCATAAATGGCAAAAAAATGTGCGGTGTCTTTAGTTATGACTCAAAGATGACTGAAAAAGTCCAGGGCTTAAGCTATGTTATTGCAGAAGCAAATCGTGATAATATAATTACAAAAAAGGGTGAACAGTTTAGAGGACATGAATTTCACTACTCTCAAGTTTTGTTAAATGGAGCTAAGCCCCAATTTGCCTTTAAAATACTTAGAGGAAAGGGGATTACCAATGAAATGGATGGACTGATGAAAAAGAAGACTGTTGCAAGTTATATACATACGCACACTGCAGCCTGTCCCCAGTTTGCCTTAAATCTAACTAAAAGTGCCCTGGGCTAA
- a CDS encoding DUF2207 domain-containing protein, translated as MKKIFIKKGDTYLKIFNVFGLIAAVVIFFVTMFDPIPAASLALISSIILGSVSIISLVLPEKAGGRWTTYGKEYDAKWHNFKKYIQDFSLIKEYPPESVAIWNKYLVYATALGAADAVRKAMELYLPKDQLEGSDIYLFHYYGGYALLSSSFDTGMSAASSSSGGGDFGGVGDVGGGFGGGGGDAF; from the coding sequence ATGAAGAAGATTTTCATAAAGAAAGGAGATACCTATCTAAAAATTTTCAATGTTTTTGGGCTAATTGCAGCAGTGGTAATATTCTTTGTCACAATGTTTGATCCAATTCCAGCGGCAAGTCTGGCTTTGATTTCTTCCATTATTCTGGGATCTGTATCCATAATTTCACTGGTTCTTCCAGAAAAGGCAGGTGGTCGATGGACAACATATGGTAAAGAATACGATGCTAAGTGGCATAATTTTAAAAAATATATCCAGGATTTCAGTTTAATCAAGGAATACCCTCCAGAATCGGTTGCAATTTGGAATAAATATTTAGTCTATGCCACAGCTCTTGGCGCTGCAGATGCTGTTAGAAAAGCAATGGAACTATATCTTCCAAAAGATCAACTGGAAGGCAGTGATATTTACCTCTTCCATTACTATGGAGGCTATGCATTACTATCATCATCATTTGACACTGGAATGAGCGCTGCATCATCATCTTCTGGTGGAGGCGATTTTGGTGGAGTGGGTGATGTAGGTGGAGGCTTTGGAGGTGGAGGTGGAGATGCATTTTAA
- a CDS encoding NosD domain-containing protein — protein sequence MKYLKIKKQATFLALIALLIILLGSAVSAADTHNNATNNRTNYTSEDIQLVIDDNDTTDNDTVLIKQGNYTTPLNLNKSLTLQWDGNGTRPVVPSIYIDSSGSGSRLIGLHIKNILNSTGAGISLVDASNVVIEDCIIEGFADNTGIFLLNASDNTVQVNEIINNSDGIVLLDSSNNNISGNNVTNSTEYGIIVLWGSSNNTLDSNDVSNNQEGIMLGGAPDNILTNNTINNNTRNFGVYGWGDLINYRQVIDLSNTINGNPIFYLMDLVSGIYNGTAMGFLGAVNCTNLIFTNLNITNNQQGVLLAGSNNITIENSNFSHHMDGIFLDQSYDNKIIENIIKDTIDNGIVLWNSMFNTINKNNLTENKDDGITFYDSSNNTVSENIVTDNTGNGIIIGGSNNIISRNTVLNNGHGESWFGLGFSGIALVPDEFPSNNNTISENNIAGSLYGIWLLDSTNSNISRNNITDNFYGIGLERSTNNTITVNSITNNMRGIYLVGPHTGNSIHFNRIITASGKFAIKNDDPGLVNASYNWYGRNENVTALISGNVTFDPWLILSINATPDSIYAGNNSAVTADLRYDSNGTLHNVTYLMDGIPVAFSSILGTVYPVSGNTTNSTANTTFTAGHTPGTANVSAAVDTQTVSTSIQIAGLPTAAASPPGGNYYTNVTVNLTSTGGLDPVKIFYTTDGSTPTNTSTQYTAPLFFNTTTTLKFFAKDKQGTSSPVYNETYNIAALPTATASLPGGNYYNNVTVNLASSGGFSPVKIFFTTNGTTPTNTSTQYTAPLTLNTTTTLKFIAQDNKGTYSPVRTETYQIAALPTATASLPGGDYYHPVTVALTSQGGFIPVKIFFTTNGTTPTNTSTQYTAPLTLNTTTTLKFFVQDKLGANSTVHTETYSIYRQVAYTYSVSVPVMRWVKRRVRVSGRWRSRWVSVPATFRVKRWFRSGGKWKFMWVRVPKTTTEHRTGYRWEKT from the coding sequence GTGAAATATCTGAAAATTAAAAAACAAGCAACTTTCTTAGCACTCATAGCATTACTTATAATTCTTCTTGGCAGCGCAGTTTCAGCAGCTGACACTCATAACAACGCCACAAACAACAGGACAAACTACACCAGTGAAGATATACAGCTGGTCATAGACGATAACGACACCACAGATAATGATACAGTGCTTATAAAGCAGGGAAATTACACTACACCCCTAAATTTGAATAAGAGCCTGACCCTGCAGTGGGATGGTAATGGAACCAGACCTGTTGTACCGTCAATATATATAGATTCTTCTGGAAGCGGTTCACGTCTCATAGGACTGCATATAAAAAATATATTGAATTCAACCGGTGCAGGAATAAGCCTGGTGGATGCAAGTAATGTTGTAATTGAAGACTGTATTATAGAAGGGTTCGCTGACAATACGGGTATTTTTTTACTGAATGCCAGTGATAATACCGTCCAGGTAAATGAGATAATAAACAACAGCGATGGAATTGTGTTACTTGACTCCTCAAACAACAACATCAGCGGAAACAACGTCACAAACAGTACCGAGTATGGAATTATTGTGTTATGGGGTTCCTCAAATAATACATTAGATAGCAATGATGTCAGTAACAATCAGGAAGGAATTATGTTAGGCGGTGCACCAGATAACATCCTGACAAACAACACAATTAACAACAACACCCGAAACTTTGGAGTGTATGGGTGGGGTGACCTGATCAACTACAGGCAGGTCATTGACCTCAGTAACACCATAAACGGCAACCCAATCTTTTATTTGATGGATCTTGTAAGTGGAATCTACAATGGTACAGCTATGGGCTTTCTTGGTGCAGTGAACTGTACAAATCTCATCTTCACCAACCTGAATATTACAAACAACCAGCAGGGAGTGCTCCTTGCAGGTAGTAATAATATAACCATAGAAAACAGCAACTTCTCACACCATATGGATGGAATCTTTTTAGATCAATCCTATGACAACAAAATCATTGAAAACATCATCAAAGACACCATTGACAATGGAATTGTGTTATGGAACTCCATGTTTAACACTATCAACAAAAATAATCTCACAGAAAACAAGGATGATGGAATTACGTTTTATGATTCCTCAAACAACACCGTCAGCGAAAACATCGTCACAGACAACACCGGTAATGGGATTATAATTGGCGGCTCAAACAATATCATTAGTAGAAACACCGTCTTAAATAATGGTCATGGCGAATCGTGGTTTGGGTTAGGTTTTAGTGGAATTGCATTAGTTCCGGATGAATTCCCCTCAAATAACAACACTATCAGTGAAAACAACATTGCAGGAAGCCTCTATGGAATCTGGTTATTGGACTCCACAAACAGCAACATCAGCAGAAACAACATCACAGACAACTTCTATGGAATTGGGTTGGAGAGATCCACAAACAACACCATCACAGTAAACAGCATAACTAATAATATGCGTGGAATTTACCTTGTAGGACCCCACACTGGAAACAGCATACATTTCAACAGGATAATTACTGCATCTGGCAAATTTGCAATCAAAAACGACGACCCAGGATTGGTGAATGCAAGCTACAACTGGTACGGCCGCAATGAAAATGTGACAGCATTGATTTCAGGTAACGTGACCTTTGACCCGTGGCTGATACTCAGCATCAACGCCACACCAGATTCTATATACGCCGGGAATAATTCTGCTGTGACTGCCGACCTTAGATACGACAGTAATGGAACATTACACAATGTAACCTATCTTATGGATGGAATACCTGTAGCTTTCAGCAGCATTCTTGGAACTGTATATCCAGTTTCAGGTAATACCACTAACAGCACAGCAAACACCACTTTCACTGCGGGACACACCCCCGGAACTGCTAATGTAAGCGCAGCAGTTGATACTCAAACCGTGTCCACTTCTATCCAGATAGCCGGTCTACCAACCGCCGCAGCCAGTCCACCCGGAGGTAACTACTACACAAATGTAACAGTTAACTTAACATCAACTGGAGGGCTTGATCCTGTAAAGATCTTCTACACAACTGATGGAAGCACACCAACAAACACCAGCACACAATATACAGCGCCATTGTTCTTCAATACAACTACTACTCTCAAATTCTTTGCCAAGGACAAGCAGGGAACTAGCTCCCCAGTTTACAATGAAACTTATAACATCGCAGCTCTTCCAACCGCCACAGCAAGTCTACCTGGAGGTAACTATTACAACAATGTGACTGTTAATTTAGCATCAAGTGGAGGATTCAGCCCTGTAAAGATCTTCTTTACAACCAACGGCACCACACCAACAAACACCAGCACACAGTACACCGCACCATTAACCCTCAACACCACAACCACACTCAAGTTCATTGCACAAGACAACAAAGGAACATATTCTCCAGTACGCACTGAAACCTACCAGATAGCAGCTCTTCCAACCGCCACAGCCAGTCTACCTGGAGGTGACTACTACCATCCTGTGACTGTTGCCTTAACGTCCCAAGGAGGATTCATCCCTGTAAAGATCTTCTTTACAACCAACGGCACCACACCAACAAACACCAGCACACAGTACACCGCACCATTAACCCTCAACACCACAACCACACTCAAATTCTTCGTACAGGACAAATTAGGAGCCAACTCCACAGTACACACTGAAACATACAGTATTTACCGTCAGGTAGCTTACACTTACTCTGTTAGCGTACCTGTTATGAGATGGGTTAAAAGACGGGTCAGAGTCAGTGGCAGATGGAGATCCAGATGGGTCAGCGTACCTGCTACTTTTAGGGTTAAAAGATGGTTCAGATCCGGTGGTAAGTGGAAATTCATGTGGGTTAGAGTTCCAAAAACCACCACTGAGCATAGAACTGGATATAGATGGGAGAAAACCTGA
- a CDS encoding DUF2207 domain-containing protein produces the protein MPTYDPPAIVNAICGPGFPKKIGIPDMDGFKATIMDLIKRKYLLLKNELSGKEELGLSGSIFLEVNQNKNSSKLKDFELDILNFLQGYEEDGIISMDDISASLSDRSNALRDTYNNWKDNIKK, from the coding sequence ATACCTACTTATGATCCTCCCGCAATTGTAAATGCAATTTGTGGACCAGGATTTCCAAAAAAGATCGGGATTCCTGATATGGATGGGTTTAAAGCCACTATAATGGATTTAATCAAGCGAAAATATCTACTTTTAAAGAATGAACTGTCTGGAAAAGAAGAACTTGGATTATCAGGATCAATATTCCTGGAGGTTAATCAAAATAAAAATTCGTCGAAGCTCAAAGACTTTGAATTAGACATTTTAAACTTCCTCCAGGGATATGAAGAAGATGGCATCATATCTATGGATGATATTTCTGCGAGTTTATCAGATCGTTCTAATGCACTTAGAGATACCTACAACAACTGGAAGGATAATATAAAAAAATAA
- a CDS encoding F420-dependent methylenetetrahydromethanopterin dehydrogenase, whose protein sequence is MVVKIGIIKCGNIGTSPVIDLLLDERADRPNIDVCVIGSGAKMNPDEVEKAVPLMLEQDRDFVIFISPNPGAPGPAKARELLAAADVPVIIIGDAPGLRSKDEMDEQGLGYIIVKADPMIGARREFLDPTEMASFNADVIKVLALTGAYRVVQNTIDAAVDAVEAGSSIELPKVVISRDLAVEAAGFANPYAHAKAMAAYEIATKVADIDVEGCFMVRDAEKYIPIVTSAHEMLSVAAKLAEEAREIEKANDTVLRTPHGGEGQTLVKCCLLEKPE, encoded by the coding sequence ATGGTTGTAAAAATAGGAATCATTAAATGTGGTAACATAGGTACCTCTCCAGTAATTGACTTATTACTCGATGAGAGGGCAGACAGACCAAACATAGACGTTTGTGTAATCGGCTCTGGGGCTAAGATGAACCCGGATGAAGTTGAAAAAGCTGTCCCCCTAATGCTTGAACAGGACAGAGACTTTGTTATATTTATAAGTCCAAACCCTGGTGCACCAGGTCCTGCTAAAGCAAGAGAATTGTTGGCTGCTGCAGACGTACCTGTAATCATAATTGGCGACGCTCCAGGACTAAGATCCAAAGACGAAATGGATGAACAGGGCCTTGGTTATATCATTGTTAAAGCAGACCCAATGATCGGTGCAAGAAGAGAATTCCTGGACCCAACAGAAATGGCATCATTCAATGCTGACGTAATCAAAGTATTAGCATTAACCGGAGCATACAGAGTAGTTCAAAACACCATCGACGCAGCTGTAGATGCTGTTGAAGCTGGCTCCTCAATAGAATTACCAAAAGTTGTAATCTCCAGAGATTTAGCTGTTGAAGCTGCTGGCTTTGCAAACCCATATGCACATGCAAAAGCAATGGCTGCATACGAAATAGCGACCAAGGTAGCTGACATAGATGTTGAAGGTTGTTTCATGGTTAGAGACGCTGAAAAATACATACCAATCGTTACATCAGCTCACGAAATGCTTTCAGTTGCCGCTAAACTTGCAGAAGAAGCAAGAGAAATCGAAAAAGCTAACGACACTGTTTTAAGGACACCTCATGGTGGAGAAGGCCAGACTCTCGTTAAATGCTGCTTATTAGAAAAACCAGAATAG
- a CDS encoding DUF2207 domain-containing protein produces the protein MDKKHFIPLILLFLFIFSGGAAFAGDRSYSIPLINSDLYLRDDGTLHVRETIHYSFTGTYNGINRNIPVTGNQQLQNVKVSTQGAYSTFNLIDDGNTKQIKVYLYSDPQKTTPISDRDVNVTIEYDFTHTIKFYNDIAELQYKLVGEGWSVDIGQMNAVIHFKSRDGVKYWLNPPYFAQNSSWNGNDLQVISKNIPSGDFFELRAVIPKNQFAANPVNGIIINQNGLSQIEATQNNYQNQINFKTNLYSILAVLLILACFVPLIIYLKFGREPKIDYRLNMKGIYLLMILPQL, from the coding sequence ATGGATAAGAAGCATTTTATTCCCTTAATTTTACTATTTCTATTCATTTTTTCAGGAGGAGCAGCTTTTGCAGGTGATCGAAGCTATTCAATACCTTTAATTAATTCTGATCTCTACCTGCGGGATGATGGAACACTACATGTTAGGGAAACAATCCATTATTCTTTTACAGGTACTTATAACGGAATAAACAGGAATATACCTGTAACTGGTAATCAACAGCTGCAAAACGTGAAAGTATCAACACAGGGAGCATACTCAACTTTTAATTTGATTGATGATGGTAATACAAAGCAAATTAAAGTTTATTTATACTCTGATCCGCAAAAAACCACTCCAATTTCTGATAGGGATGTTAATGTTACCATTGAATACGACTTTACTCACACAATAAAATTTTACAATGATATTGCTGAATTACAGTATAAACTGGTAGGTGAAGGCTGGTCTGTAGATATTGGGCAAATGAATGCTGTTATACATTTTAAATCCCGTGACGGCGTAAAATACTGGCTTAATCCTCCATATTTTGCCCAAAATTCGAGCTGGAATGGTAATGATCTCCAGGTAATCAGTAAAAATATTCCTTCAGGTGACTTTTTTGAATTAAGAGCAGTTATACCAAAAAATCAGTTCGCTGCAAATCCTGTAAATGGAATTATCATAAATCAAAATGGTTTAAGTCAAATAGAAGCCACTCAGAATAACTATCAAAATCAAATAAACTTCAAAACAAATCTTTACTCAATATTAGCAGTTTTATTAATTTTAGCGTGTTTTGTACCTTTAATTATTTATTTAAAGTTTGGTAGAGAACCGAAAATTGATTACAGACTGAATATGAAAGGGATATACCTACTTATGATCCTCCCGCAATTGTAA
- a CDS encoding TIGR00288 family NYN domain-containing protein — MRNLEKLASFREYIPLKRKPGEKNVGLLIDGPNMLRNEFHLDLEIIKEIVNETGKLKVAKVLMNQYASDKLIEAVVNQGFSPIIVAGDVDVQLAVEAFELIYNPNIDVIALMTRNADFLPLINIAKENGKETMVIGAEPGFSIALKNSADSTIVLNTDLSPGAA, encoded by the coding sequence GTGCGCAATTTAGAAAAATTGGCTTCGTTTAGGGAGTACATCCCCTTAAAACGAAAACCCGGAGAAAAAAATGTGGGATTATTGATAGATGGTCCTAACATGCTTCGGAATGAATTCCATCTGGATTTAGAGATAATAAAAGAGATAGTAAACGAAACAGGCAAATTAAAAGTAGCTAAGGTTTTGATGAACCAGTATGCATCAGATAAGCTAATTGAAGCGGTGGTAAACCAGGGGTTTTCTCCTATAATAGTTGCAGGCGATGTTGATGTTCAACTGGCTGTAGAAGCCTTTGAACTGATTTACAATCCTAATATTGATGTTATTGCACTAATGACACGTAATGCAGATTTTTTACCCTTAATAAACATCGCTAAAGAGAATGGAAAGGAAACTATGGTTATTGGTGCCGAACCAGGATTCAGCATAGCTTTAAAAAATTCTGCAGATAGCACAATAGTTTTGAACACAGATTTAAGTCCGGGCGCTGCCTGA
- a CDS encoding cysteine peptidase family C39 domain-containing protein, with the protein MNATEEELKILAGTDKTGTSMYGLAQAAKAKGLNAVGMMLSVNEVKPGNIVYYIYGDINHYSIFTSINDTTVYLRDTFRGNFEMALADFTSAYIQDTAINYGYALVVTSDLTDPQLNNSNTLTNDEMKTVVGTGSAISTWTTGNARIRGIANWVVANYGRDPYSIGRGIFNWVDANIRWHNHKNTQYSVDTVLNKGLGNCCEQARLVVCIARAAGIPYFDVRYVHRPSAGHVWAQIRYSSAWNGWVDIDCSWHGSYYGFYMDRAVWRPYPNEGRNYYYALPF; encoded by the coding sequence ATCAACGCAACAGAAGAGGAACTCAAGATCCTTGCAGGAACAGATAAAACAGGGACAAGCATGTATGGACTTGCACAGGCGGCCAAAGCGAAGGGTTTAAATGCTGTTGGCATGATGTTATCAGTAAATGAGGTTAAGCCAGGTAACATAGTGTATTATATATATGGGGATATAAATCATTATAGCATTTTTACAAGTATAAATGACACAACAGTTTATCTTAGAGACACGTTTCGAGGAAACTTTGAAATGGCTCTAGCGGATTTTACATCAGCTTACATTCAGGATACGGCGATTAACTATGGATATGCACTGGTAGTAACCAGTGATTTAACCGATCCGCAGTTGAATAACAGCAACACATTAACCAATGATGAAATGAAGACTGTTGTAGGAACAGGATCAGCAATCAGCACATGGACAACGGGCAATGCAAGAATAAGAGGCATAGCAAATTGGGTAGTGGCAAACTATGGGCGTGACCCATATTCTATAGGGCGTGGAATCTTTAACTGGGTGGACGCAAACATAAGGTGGCACAACCATAAAAACACACAGTACAGCGTTGATACAGTACTTAATAAGGGTTTGGGAAACTGCTGTGAACAGGCCAGACTGGTTGTCTGTATTGCCAGAGCTGCAGGTATACCCTATTTTGATGTTCGATATGTACATAGGCCATCAGCTGGTCACGTCTGGGCACAGATTCGATATAGTAGTGCCTGGAATGGGTGGGTAGATATTGATTGTTCATGGCATGGTTCATACTATGGATTTTATATGGATCGTGCTGTTTGGAGGCCGTATCCTAATGAAGGTAGGAACTACTATTATGCACTGCCATTTTAA
- a CDS encoding aldo/keto reductase produces MQYRKIKRNGDEISALGFGAMRMPTKMSRIDKERAKEQIYYAIDHGVNFIDTAFPYHGGSSESFLGEILKDGYREKVKLCTKMPSWSIKKYEDMEKYLQIQLEKLQTDHIDYYLIHALGKGSFEKLKELGVFKFLEDAKAKGKIKNTGFSFHDNIEAFKEIADAYNWDACLIQYNYLDEQNQAGTVGVKYAYSKGIAVFIMGPLKGGVLAGEAPEDAQKVWNNANVKRSASDWALRWVLNHPEVTCAVSGMGEIDQIKENISVAEEAVPNSLTESELKLYEDVKEVYRSLMKIDCTSCGYCMPCPAGVDIPTCFEIYNQKYMFKTRGASFTYLTRLGGVFSGNESHAGLCNGCRKCVRVCPQKLEIPELLGDVSKELGGRGFKYRVKVAEKVIIPLMNAFLSFNSKIRGLMK; encoded by the coding sequence ATGCAGTATAGAAAAATTAAAAGGAATGGAGATGAAATTTCAGCACTGGGATTCGGTGCAATGAGAATGCCCACAAAAATGAGTAGAATTGATAAAGAACGTGCAAAAGAGCAAATTTATTATGCAATAGACCATGGAGTAAATTTTATTGATACTGCATTTCCTTATCACGGCGGATCAAGCGAATCTTTTTTAGGAGAAATCCTCAAAGATGGATACAGGGAAAAAGTAAAGCTCTGCACAAAAATGCCTTCATGGTCCATTAAAAAATACGAGGACATGGAAAAATATCTCCAGATACAGCTTGAAAAGCTCCAGACAGACCATATAGATTATTACCTCATTCATGCTCTTGGTAAGGGAAGCTTTGAAAAGCTTAAAGAACTTGGAGTTTTTAAATTTTTAGAAGATGCAAAGGCAAAAGGGAAAATAAAAAATACTGGATTTTCTTTCCACGATAACATTGAAGCTTTTAAGGAAATTGCAGATGCATATAATTGGGATGCTTGCTTAATTCAGTATAATTATTTAGATGAGCAGAATCAGGCAGGAACTGTAGGTGTTAAATACGCATACTCCAAAGGGATTGCAGTGTTCATTATGGGGCCATTAAAAGGCGGTGTTCTTGCTGGAGAAGCCCCTGAAGATGCACAAAAGGTATGGAACAATGCAAATGTTAAAAGGAGTGCATCAGACTGGGCTTTAAGATGGGTTTTAAATCATCCGGAAGTTACATGTGCAGTTTCAGGTATGGGTGAAATCGATCAAATTAAAGAGAATATTAGTGTGGCAGAAGAAGCAGTGCCCAACTCATTAACTGAAAGTGAACTAAAGCTTTATGAAGATGTTAAGGAAGTTTACAGGAGTCTTATGAAAATTGATTGCACATCGTGCGGCTATTGCATGCCATGTCCAGCTGGAGTGGATATCCCCACCTGTTTTGAAATATATAATCAAAAATACATGTTTAAAACCAGAGGGGCATCTTTTACATATTTAACACGTTTAGGCGGTGTTTTCAGTGGTAATGAATCCCATGCTGGGCTTTGTAATGGCTGCAGAAAATGCGTGAGGGTTTGCCCCCAAAAACTGGAAATTCCCGAACTTTTAGGTGATGTCTCAAAAGAGCTTGGCGGAAGAGGCTTTAAATACAGAGTAAAAGTTGCTGAAAAGGTAATTATTCCTTTGATGAATGCTTTTTTATCGTTTAATTCTAAAATTCGGGGGTTAATGAAATAA